Proteins encoded together in one Pseudomonas sp. TCU-HL1 window:
- a CDS encoding quinoprotein relay system zinc metallohydrolase 1: MRLIALLLACIVCSAQAGQDYSLSPRQIAEDTWLLEGSTDNFDKANGGNIVNTGFIVTEAGVVVIDTGPSKAYGEAMRRAITSVTEQPVTLVLLTHHHPDHVLGNQAFSGVPIAALAGTRKLMEEQGNAMAENMYRLVGDWMRGTEVVLPTEVVVPGTREVGGHRLRLLGLRGHTGADLAVLDERTGVLFAGDLVFYQRALTTPNSPGLEAWLADIDALEGLPWKQLVPGHGPISQDKAPFEQMRDYLGWLDGLLKDAAARGKEMNEVIRTPIPRRFASVNLSRYELIRTVSHLYPKYEVARMPRVDSAME; this comes from the coding sequence ATGCGCCTGATCGCGCTTCTACTGGCCTGCATCGTCTGCTCTGCCCAGGCTGGCCAGGACTACTCGCTCAGCCCCAGGCAGATCGCCGAGGACACCTGGCTGCTGGAAGGCAGCACCGACAACTTCGACAAGGCCAACGGCGGAAACATCGTCAATACGGGGTTCATCGTCACTGAAGCGGGTGTGGTGGTGATCGATACCGGCCCGTCGAAGGCCTATGGCGAGGCTATGCGCCGTGCCATTACCAGCGTCACCGAGCAGCCGGTGACCCTGGTGCTGCTGACCCACCATCATCCCGACCATGTGCTGGGCAACCAGGCCTTCTCCGGCGTGCCCATTGCCGCACTGGCCGGCACCCGCAAGCTGATGGAAGAGCAGGGCAACGCGATGGCGGAGAACATGTACCGCCTGGTCGGCGACTGGATGCGGGGGACCGAGGTGGTGTTGCCGACCGAGGTGGTGGTGCCCGGTACACGGGAAGTCGGTGGCCATCGCCTGCGCCTGCTGGGCCTGCGTGGCCACACAGGCGCGGACCTCGCGGTGCTGGACGAGCGCACGGGCGTGCTCTTCGCCGGGGACCTGGTGTTCTACCAGCGCGCCCTGACTACCCCCAACAGCCCTGGCCTGGAGGCCTGGCTGGCGGATATCGATGCCCTGGAGGGGCTGCCCTGGAAACAGCTTGTGCCCGGTCATGGACCCATCAGCCAGGACAAGGCGCCATTCGAGCAGATGCGCGATTACCTGGGCTGGCTAGATGGGTTGTTGAAGGATGCGGCGGCGCGGGGAAAGGAGATGAACGAGGTGATCCGCACGCCGATTCCCCGGCGTTTTGCGTCAGTGAACCTGAGCCGCTACGAGCTGATCCGCACGGTCAGCCACCTGTATCCGAAGTATGAAGTGGCGCGGATGCCGAGGGTGGATAGCGCGATGGAGTGA
- a CDS encoding AI-2E family transporter — MQLFTDRQLLLASWAIVLVGLLLVLPFRLLPSLLSGLLVYELVITLAPRLQPVIPGGRRARWLAVALLGALVVSLLTLFFVWIAGVVTQEVHNPGQLLEKFIAITEQARAQLPASVENYLPANADDLRRELMDWLRAHVGQLQLLGKGAAHTFVTMLIGMILGAIIALQPIPNFETLRPLSRLLLERLALLVTAFRNIVFAQIKISLVNTTLTGIFLAVVLPLMDIHLPLTKVLILLTFILGLLPVIGNLMSNTLIFIAGFSVSLWVALGALGYLIAIHKLEYFLNARIVGGQISARAWELLLAMLAFESVFGLQGLVAAPIYYAYLKSELKHAELV, encoded by the coding sequence ATGCAACTCTTCACTGATCGTCAATTGCTCCTGGCCAGCTGGGCCATCGTCCTTGTCGGCCTGCTGCTGGTACTGCCCTTCCGGCTCCTGCCTTCCCTGCTGTCCGGGCTGCTGGTCTACGAACTCGTGATCACCCTGGCGCCCCGCCTGCAGCCGGTGATCCCCGGCGGCCGCCGTGCCCGCTGGCTGGCGGTGGCCCTGCTGGGCGCGCTGGTGGTGAGCTTGCTGACGCTCTTCTTCGTGTGGATCGCCGGGGTGGTGACCCAGGAAGTACATAACCCCGGCCAGTTGCTGGAGAAGTTCATCGCCATCACCGAACAGGCCCGGGCCCAACTGCCGGCCTCCGTCGAGAACTACCTGCCGGCCAATGCCGATGACCTGCGCCGGGAACTGATGGACTGGCTGCGCGCCCACGTCGGCCAGCTGCAACTACTGGGCAAGGGTGCGGCACACACCTTCGTCACCATGCTGATCGGCATGATCCTTGGCGCCATCATCGCCCTGCAGCCCATCCCCAATTTCGAGACCCTGCGCCCCCTCAGCCGCCTGCTGCTGGAGCGCCTGGCCCTGCTGGTCACGGCCTTCCGCAATATCGTCTTCGCACAGATCAAGATTTCCCTGGTCAACACCACCCTGACCGGCATCTTCCTGGCCGTAGTACTGCCGCTGATGGACATCCACCTGCCGCTGACCAAGGTGCTGATCCTGCTGACCTTCATCCTCGGGCTGCTGCCGGTAATCGGCAACCTGATGTCCAACACCCTGATCTTCATCGCCGGATTCTCGGTGTCACTCTGGGTGGCACTGGGCGCGCTGGGCTACCTGATCGCCATCCACAAGCTGGAATACTTCCTCAATGCGCGGATCGTCGGCGGACAGATCAGCGCCAGGGCCTGGGAGCTGCTGCTGGCGATGCTGGCGTTCGAGTCGGTCTTCGGCTTGCAGGGGCTGGTGGCGGCGCCGATCTACTACGCCTACCTGAAGAGCGAGCTTAAGCACGCGGAGTTGGTCTAA